A stretch of the Balneola vulgaris DSM 17893 genome encodes the following:
- a CDS encoding glycosyltransferase gives MKPRILLIIEGTYPWYRGGVSEWVYQYLLGLSDYHFHILQVATDEFLQLDPYQALYPIPDNVRSFSRVHPPKFEQSWQYEKDAWFASVAPNLSNLSFELIHVTNTGFAGWLGSEISKIRQIPLVLTEHALYWKEVEKGAVALECGFKIEGSVIGKHQIMEDFKEIASEVYEQAETVVSVSKININEQKALGAKSPVYIPNGISTDLIEKEIQLNNDPVIGWVGRCAEMKNPLRFFDLVDDFRKQATHSHPQFIMMLSDANEKKLQQEVIQRGKCYDEVELIWNTSAIEHMSRMDALVITSHNESQPLVMFEALAKNALPFGWEVGDVTNAFAITVDSSTSDAELVQKIDHVITNPNILKELIAERKVTLMESHTWEIIFEEYDQLFSTIGSVISQ, from the coding sequence ATGAAACCTCGTATACTATTAATTATTGAAGGAACTTATCCATGGTATAGAGGAGGGGTAAGTGAGTGGGTATATCAATATTTGTTAGGGCTGAGTGATTATCACTTTCATATTCTTCAAGTGGCCACGGATGAATTTCTTCAGTTAGATCCTTATCAGGCATTATATCCTATACCGGATAATGTTCGATCATTTTCACGTGTTCATCCTCCTAAATTTGAACAGAGTTGGCAGTATGAGAAAGATGCTTGGTTTGCATCCGTGGCTCCTAATCTTTCAAATTTAAGTTTCGAATTAATTCATGTAACCAATACCGGTTTTGCGGGTTGGTTGGGAAGTGAAATCTCTAAAATTAGACAAATTCCCTTGGTTCTAACTGAACACGCATTGTATTGGAAAGAGGTGGAAAAGGGTGCGGTAGCTTTAGAATGTGGGTTTAAAATTGAAGGTTCTGTTATTGGTAAACATCAAATAATGGAAGACTTTAAAGAGATCGCGTCGGAAGTATATGAACAAGCCGAAACAGTTGTTTCTGTATCAAAAATCAATATAAATGAACAAAAAGCATTAGGGGCAAAAAGTCCCGTATATATCCCAAATGGCATATCCACTGATTTGATTGAGAAAGAAATTCAGCTAAATAATGACCCAGTTATCGGTTGGGTAGGCAGGTGTGCTGAAATGAAAAATCCACTTCGTTTTTTTGATCTTGTAGATGATTTTAGAAAACAGGCTACCCATTCACACCCTCAGTTTATCATGATGTTAAGTGACGCAAATGAGAAGAAGCTACAGCAAGAGGTTATACAACGAGGTAAGTGCTATGATGAAGTTGAGTTGATTTGGAATACTTCAGCAATTGAACATATGAGCAGAATGGATGCTTTAGTTATTACAAGCCATAATGAATCTCAACCCTTAGTCATGTTTGAGGCTTTAGCTAAAAACGCACTTCCATTTGGATGGGAAGTTGGTGACGTAACAAATGCTTTTGCTATTACTGTAGATAGTAGCACATCGGATGCTGAGCTTGTTCAAAAGATTGACCATGTTATTACGAACCCTAACATCTTAAAAGAATTGATTGCAGAGCGAAAGGTTACGTTGATGGAAAGTCATACTTGGGAGATTATTTTTGAAGAATATGATCAGTTATTTTCAACAATTGGAAGTGTGATTAGCCAATGA
- a CDS encoding response regulator: protein MTYTILVIDDDEPIHIMAKSLLGKEFSLLHARNSQEAINILSESAVNLILSDIHMPGISGLELLESIRDDENKSKIPVLIMTNLPTIEKEQKAMDLGAADFIKKERFNFDREGILNLVRMKIVTDIQISGLENDIEQNKNKLVMKLMESAIKGSFDDTASVLCDYLYEMVDADLMSLWVLEGEEPINIAMKGDNLPSEEAISNFSNTQSFLHLSNTKEPFLSNHIYNEELGSFIDFSVANEMPAEIGVPLFSVNEKAMLMNNLSVPEDSALFAMITIKRSKLFTTKEYELISRLITQTGSILWRLYQQTRN, encoded by the coding sequence ATGACTTATACAATCTTAGTCATCGATGATGATGAGCCAATTCATATAATGGCTAAAAGCTTACTGGGTAAAGAGTTCAGCCTGTTACATGCTAGAAACTCTCAAGAAGCAATAAATATACTTTCTGAGTCTGCTGTAAACCTAATTTTGTCAGACATCCATATGCCCGGAATAAGTGGGCTAGAGCTGTTGGAGTCGATTAGGGATGATGAGAATAAGAGCAAAATACCAGTTCTTATTATGACAAATTTACCCACCATCGAAAAGGAACAAAAAGCGATGGATTTAGGGGCTGCAGACTTCATTAAAAAGGAGCGCTTTAATTTTGATCGGGAGGGTATTTTAAACCTGGTCCGCATGAAAATTGTAACGGATATCCAGATTTCTGGATTAGAAAATGATATAGAGCAGAATAAAAATAAGCTAGTGATGAAGCTTATGGAGTCGGCCATTAAAGGGTCTTTTGATGATACTGCTTCAGTATTATGTGATTACCTCTATGAAATGGTGGATGCTGATTTAATGAGTTTATGGGTCTTAGAAGGTGAAGAACCCATCAATATTGCAATGAAGGGAGATAACCTACCTTCAGAAGAGGCGATTTCCAATTTCTCGAATACCCAATCATTTTTACACCTATCAAATACCAAAGAGCCTTTCTTATCGAATCATATATATAATGAAGAATTAGGGTCATTTATAGACTTTTCAGTTGCGAATGAGATGCCAGCTGAAATTGGAGTTCCTCTATTTTCTGTGAACGAAAAAGCAATGTTGATGAATAATCTATCAGTACCAGAAGATTCGGCATTGTTTGCAATGATTACCATTAAACGATCTAAGCTATTCACTACAAAAGAATATGAATTAATATCACGGCTGATAACCCAAACAGGATCCATACTCTGGAGGTTGTATCAACAAACTCGAAACTAG
- a CDS encoding hybrid sensor histidine kinase/response regulator, with protein MAEKYVNPVEFLILVVDDSAQNRLIISHVLESEGFKVENCESGEEALKKLKKYEPDLILLDIMMPGMSGYEVGTRVQKSIFKETPIIFLSSLKESLDKVRAFEAGAVDFVTKPFDKEELIARVRTHLMLRVLQKERKEQIRILKDRELELSMANKKKDELMRMLSHDIKNPLSGILGLVQILKSDPSMSEDDKNNMLSLIIESSEKLHQIVKDVLDKEVLAQKAKSSKIEKVDIVHLIESVITEFTPKATLKKIRLSFYSNKKDIHAYVNPQQFMWCLQQLVQLSLKFTRSEDSISIIIEQDSHDKFIVKIADTGVGLPVKHIPNYFLNKELPLDDGEIENLELDINFNQLKDILKAHNGNMWINTVTEVGTTFFVEIPVGLNR; from the coding sequence ATGGCAGAAAAATATGTCAATCCTGTTGAGTTCCTTATTCTCGTAGTAGACGACTCTGCTCAAAATAGATTGATCATCAGTCATGTTTTAGAATCAGAAGGGTTTAAAGTCGAAAATTGTGAAAGTGGAGAGGAGGCTCTTAAGAAGTTAAAGAAATACGAGCCTGATTTAATACTACTCGACATTATGATGCCTGGTATGTCGGGCTATGAAGTGGGAACACGAGTTCAAAAAAGTATCTTCAAAGAAACTCCCATCATTTTTTTAAGCAGTCTCAAAGAATCTTTAGATAAAGTAAGGGCATTTGAAGCTGGTGCTGTAGACTTTGTTACTAAACCTTTCGATAAAGAAGAGTTAATAGCACGTGTAAGAACTCATCTAATGTTGCGAGTACTTCAAAAGGAAAGGAAAGAGCAGATTCGAATTTTAAAAGATCGAGAACTTGAACTAAGCATGGCCAACAAGAAAAAGGATGAGCTCATGCGCATGTTAAGTCATGATATAAAAAATCCTCTTTCTGGCATCTTAGGATTGGTCCAAATTCTGAAGTCTGATCCCTCCATGTCTGAAGATGACAAAAATAATATGCTGAGCTTAATCATCGAGAGTAGTGAGAAATTGCACCAAATTGTAAAAGATGTCTTAGACAAAGAAGTACTAGCTCAAAAGGCTAAATCTTCAAAAATCGAAAAGGTTGATATTGTTCACCTAATAGAAAGTGTGATAACTGAATTCACTCCTAAAGCTACGCTTAAAAAAATCCGCCTATCGTTTTATTCGAACAAAAAAGATATTCATGCTTATGTAAATCCACAGCAGTTTATGTGGTGTTTACAACAGCTAGTTCAATTGTCGTTAAAGTTTACACGTTCAGAAGATTCAATTAGTATAATTATTGAGCAAGACTCGCACGATAAATTTATTGTCAAAATTGCTGATACTGGAGTAGGACTTCCAGTTAAACACATACCAAACTATTTTTTGAATAAAGAATTACCATTAGATGATGGTGAAATAGAAAATTTAGAACTAGATATTAATTTCAATCAACTAAAGGATATATTGAAAGCACATAACGGGAATATGTGGATTAATACTGTCACAGAAGTTGGCACTACTTTCTTTGTAGAAATTCCCGTTGGGTTAAATAGATAA
- a CDS encoding acyloxyacyl hydrolase — MIDMRVFLLCSLALMICTTNTVLGQDKIESDHDNFEELQFRLWTGYSFNSVYLLGKTKNTISKIIGIGFKRHIRNYESGAKLYYTADVIPFVEYEYPKRDDGDNFHFAKGFGISPIGFQLMNSITPQVSYSMSISGSFIIMDNTFPTDKGRKLNFTFDPSFALNTKLNSNLSLNLGYKFHHISNAQTGKENPGIDSNFLFLSLIFK, encoded by the coding sequence ATGATCGACATGCGTGTATTCTTGCTCTGTTCGTTGGCTTTAATGATTTGTACTACTAATACCGTTTTAGGACAAGATAAAATTGAATCAGATCACGACAACTTTGAAGAACTTCAGTTTAGATTATGGACTGGATACTCGTTCAACTCCGTTTATTTACTTGGAAAAACGAAAAACACCATATCTAAAATCATAGGTATAGGTTTCAAACGACATATTCGGAATTATGAATCTGGTGCTAAACTATACTACACCGCTGATGTAATACCGTTTGTTGAATATGAATATCCCAAAAGAGATGATGGGGATAATTTTCATTTTGCAAAAGGCTTTGGCATATCCCCGATTGGGTTTCAATTAATGAATTCTATCACGCCACAAGTTTCATACTCAATGAGTATTTCGGGTTCATTTATTATCATGGACAACACTTTCCCAACCGACAAAGGGCGTAAATTAAATTTCACATTTGATCCCTCCTTTGCATTAAATACTAAGTTAAATTCTAATCTAAGCCTTAACTTAGGGTACAAATTTCATCATATATCAAATGCTCAAACTGGAAAAGAAAATCCAGGGATCGACTCTAATTTTCTATTTCTCAGTTTAATTTTTAAATAA
- a CDS encoding peptidylprolyl isomerase, with translation MKATISTSKGDINLEFFNEKTPKTVANFVNLAQRGYYDNLKFHRVIDNFMVQGGCPNGDGRGGPGYSFEDEFDATLKHDVPGVLSMANAGPSTNGSQFFITHVATPWLDGKHSVFGKVISESDQAVVNSIAQGDTINSITIDGDTDALLNSVDEVSMWNEVLDDNFSNLK, from the coding sequence ATGAAAGCAACTATATCGACTTCTAAAGGCGACATAAACCTAGAATTTTTTAACGAGAAGACTCCTAAAACCGTAGCTAATTTTGTGAATTTAGCACAAAGAGGATACTACGATAATTTAAAATTCCATCGTGTAATTGATAACTTCATGGTTCAAGGTGGTTGTCCAAATGGTGATGGTCGTGGTGGCCCTGGATACTCTTTCGAAGATGAATTTGATGCTACTTTAAAGCATGATGTACCAGGGGTTCTATCTATGGCGAACGCCGGACCTTCAACCAATGGTAGTCAATTTTTTATCACTCATGTTGCTACTCCATGGTTAGATGGTAAGCATTCTGTATTTGGTAAAGTGATATCAGAATCAGACCAAGCTGTAGTAAACTCCATTGCTCAAGGTGATACAATTAATAGCATTACCATTGATGGAGATACGGATGCCTTATTAAATTCAGTAGATGAAGTATCTATGTGGAATGAAGTATTAGATGATAACTTCTCCAACTTAAAGTAA
- the msrB gene encoding peptide-methionine (R)-S-oxide reductase MsrB, which translates to MKLAIFLGSLLALVTILAFSSVNNSSVKNHLDDHSIHQQPDPVKKFPYQKTEKEWKEILTSKEFRILRKKGTEVPFFNEYNDLKDEGLYVCAGCGQKLYSSDHKYESGSGWPSFWKPISDSLVVELEDNSYFMTRTEIVCSNCGGHLGHVFDDGPEPTGLRYCMNSAAMNFIPKEDINK; encoded by the coding sequence ATGAAATTGGCCATCTTTCTTGGTTCCCTACTTGCTTTAGTTACTATTCTTGCATTTTCAAGTGTAAATAATAGTTCCGTCAAAAATCATTTAGACGATCATAGCATACATCAACAACCTGACCCAGTGAAAAAATTTCCTTATCAAAAAACTGAAAAGGAATGGAAGGAAATTCTAACCTCAAAAGAATTTAGAATTCTGAGAAAAAAAGGCACCGAAGTTCCTTTCTTCAATGAGTACAATGATCTAAAAGATGAGGGTTTATATGTTTGTGCTGGTTGTGGGCAAAAACTTTATAGTTCAGACCATAAATATGAAAGTGGATCGGGGTGGCCTAGTTTTTGGAAACCTATATCTGACTCACTTGTAGTTGAACTTGAAGATAACAGCTACTTTATGACAAGAACAGAAATTGTATGTTCAAACTGTGGTGGGCATCTAGGCCATGTATTTGATGATGGACCTGAACCCACTGGTTTAAGATACTGTATGAACTCAGCGGCAATGAATTTTATCCCAAAAGAGGATATCAATAAATAG
- a CDS encoding PH domain-containing protein, whose amino-acid sequence MHEASKTLFTAQFNPKIKSYLIWYGLFMCLVMVITIPFFPIWLVLAPTFVNKYYERLHCELTTRSLKFNKGYIFRTEKTIPLDKIQDLTFKEGPLLKAFGLSILKIETAGNSAAGAPDLTLIGIVDATSFRDKVFEQRDIVTDNKKSTASSSDDETMLKVLTDIRDSLSRIEKMKS is encoded by the coding sequence ATGCACGAAGCGTCAAAGACCTTATTTACAGCACAGTTTAATCCTAAGATAAAGAGCTACTTAATTTGGTATGGATTGTTTATGTGCCTCGTGATGGTGATAACAATCCCATTTTTTCCCATCTGGTTAGTTTTGGCTCCAACTTTTGTGAATAAATACTATGAACGACTTCATTGTGAACTAACAACTCGGTCTTTGAAATTCAACAAAGGATATATCTTCAGAACGGAAAAGACTATTCCATTGGATAAGATTCAAGATTTAACTTTTAAGGAAGGTCCTCTTTTAAAAGCATTTGGATTAAGCATTCTAAAAATTGAAACAGCTGGTAATTCGGCCGCTGGTGCACCCGACTTAACGTTGATTGGGATTGTTGACGCCACTTCATTTAGAGATAAGGTTTTTGAGCAGAGAGACATTGTAACCGACAATAAAAAAAGCACAGCTTCATCAAGTGATGATGAAACTATGCTTAAAGTATTAACAGATATACGAGATTCTTTATCTCGCATTGAAAAAATGAAAAGCTAA